One stretch of Acidobacteriota bacterium DNA includes these proteins:
- a CDS encoding SDR family oxidoreductase: MKEHARTAIVTGASSGIGEAFARRLHREGYRLVLVARRADRLEKLARELPPAEALEADLSLDGGIERVARRIGAEPGLELLVNNAGFEVPGRFWEADPGALDRMHRLHVLCVERLTRAALERLVPQGRGGVINVASMAGFFSIPGAVAYGATKAWVTRFTEGLHLELRSAGSPVRVQALCPGFTRSEFHAAAGMAAGAIPRPLWMTAEEVVDVSLRALARNRVVVIPGWKYRLTAALGRALPRFLTDAAILEYSRRTKTDNFRR; encoded by the coding sequence ATGAAGGAACATGCCCGGACGGCCATCGTCACCGGCGCTTCCAGCGGCATCGGGGAAGCTTTCGCCCGGCGCCTCCACCGGGAAGGATACCGGCTGGTCCTGGTGGCGCGCCGCGCGGACCGCCTGGAAAAGCTGGCCCGGGAACTGCCGCCCGCCGAAGCCCTGGAGGCCGACCTCTCCCTGGACGGGGGGATCGAACGCGTCGCCCGGCGCATCGGCGCCGAACCCGGGCTCGAACTGCTGGTCAACAACGCCGGGTTCGAGGTGCCGGGCCGGTTCTGGGAAGCGGACCCCGGGGCGCTCGACCGGATGCACCGGCTGCATGTCCTCTGCGTCGAGCGGCTCACCCGGGCCGCCCTGGAAAGGCTGGTGCCGCAAGGGCGGGGGGGCGTCATCAATGTCGCCTCGATGGCCGGCTTCTTCAGCATCCCGGGCGCCGTCGCCTACGGCGCGACCAAGGCCTGGGTCACCCGATTCACCGAGGGCCTCCACCTCGAACTCCGGAGCGCCGGTTCCCCGGTGCGCGTGCAGGCGCTCTGTCCGGGGTTCACCCGCTCGGAATTCCACGCCGCCGCCGGAATGGCCGCCGGCGCCATCCCGCGGCCGCTCTGGATGACGGCGGAGGAGGTGGTCGACGTCTCGCTCCGGGCGCTCGCACGCAACCGCGTCGTCGTGATCCCCGGGTGGAAATACCGCCTGACGGCGGCCCTGGGGCGCGCCCTCCCCCGTTTTTTGACCGACGCGGCCATCCTCGAATACAGCCGCAGAACGAAAACCGATAATTTCCGCCGCTGA
- a CDS encoding 4Fe-4S dicluster domain-containing protein: MPRIETPDDLARLRDQAVARRHSRETWVAVCAGTGCRAYGAEDLAESLETEVEKRGLGKKIGVRKTGCHGFCERGPLVVVQPSDVCYLGAQPKNVPAIVDKLEGKDAAVDKLLYVDGENGKPLARLDEIPFYKHQQRVVLGDNVHIDASDILDYIAVGGYAALAKALSGMTPEEVLLEVKEAKLRGRGGGGFPAGRKWETTRKAPGEPKYVIVNADEGDPGAYMDRSILEGNPHGVLEGLILGAYAIGAGEGFIYVRQEYPLAREHAQKALDQAREYGLLGENILGSGFSFDVKIHRGAGAFVSGESSALMSAIEGHVGEPRPKYIHTSEKGVWGKPSCLNNVETWANVPHIINRGAEWFTGMGTEGSKGTKIFSLVGKVNNTGLVEVPMGITLRDIIFKIGGGIPGGKKFKAVQTGGPSGGVIPESMLDLPVDFDELTRVGSMMGSGGMIVMDENTCMVDTARYYMSFLAHESCGKCVPCREGTRQMLRILDRIVAGEGKEEDLAVLEELGDFMEDASLCALGQSAPFPVLSTLKYFRAEYEEHIRERRCRSGVCTPLIAYDIDQATCGKCGACLRACPVAAVDQSADKVFTILQEKCIKCGACFTACPEKFSAVVKVPAYAIGKPPAGNPPPEGKRE, from the coding sequence ATGCCCCGCATAGAAACCCCTGACGATCTTGCCCGACTGAGGGATCAGGCCGTCGCCCGGCGCCATTCCAGGGAGACCTGGGTCGCCGTCTGCGCGGGAACCGGCTGCCGCGCCTACGGGGCCGAAGACCTGGCGGAGTCGCTGGAAACAGAGGTCGAAAAGCGCGGGCTCGGGAAGAAGATCGGGGTCCGCAAGACCGGCTGCCACGGCTTCTGCGAACGCGGCCCCCTGGTCGTCGTCCAGCCTTCGGACGTCTGCTATCTCGGGGCCCAGCCCAAAAACGTCCCCGCCATCGTCGACAAACTCGAAGGGAAGGACGCCGCAGTCGACAAACTCCTCTACGTGGACGGGGAGAACGGGAAGCCCCTCGCCCGCCTGGACGAAATCCCGTTCTACAAGCACCAGCAGCGGGTGGTCCTGGGCGACAACGTGCACATCGACGCCTCCGACATCCTCGACTACATCGCCGTCGGGGGATACGCCGCCCTGGCCAAGGCGCTTTCGGGCATGACGCCCGAAGAGGTGCTCCTCGAGGTGAAGGAAGCGAAGCTGCGCGGGCGCGGGGGCGGCGGTTTTCCGGCCGGCCGGAAATGGGAGACCACCCGCAAGGCCCCCGGGGAACCCAAGTACGTCATCGTCAACGCCGACGAGGGGGACCCCGGCGCCTACATGGACCGCAGCATCCTCGAGGGGAACCCCCACGGCGTGCTCGAGGGGCTGATCCTCGGGGCCTACGCCATCGGCGCGGGCGAGGGCTTCATCTACGTCCGCCAGGAATACCCCCTGGCCCGGGAGCACGCCCAGAAGGCCCTGGACCAGGCCCGGGAGTACGGCCTGCTCGGGGAAAACATCCTCGGCTCCGGGTTCAGTTTCGACGTGAAGATCCACCGCGGCGCCGGCGCGTTCGTCTCCGGGGAATCGAGCGCCCTGATGAGCGCCATCGAAGGGCACGTGGGGGAACCGCGGCCCAAGTACATCCACACCTCCGAGAAGGGGGTGTGGGGCAAGCCCTCCTGCCTGAACAACGTCGAGACCTGGGCCAACGTCCCCCACATCATCAACAGGGGGGCGGAGTGGTTCACGGGCATGGGGACGGAGGGGAGCAAGGGGACCAAGATCTTCTCCCTGGTCGGGAAGGTCAACAACACGGGGCTGGTCGAGGTCCCCATGGGCATCACCCTGCGCGACATCATCTTCAAGATCGGCGGGGGGATCCCGGGCGGCAAGAAGTTCAAGGCCGTCCAGACGGGCGGCCCATCCGGCGGGGTGATTCCCGAATCGATGCTCGACCTGCCGGTCGATTTCGACGAACTCACCCGGGTCGGGTCGATGATGGGGTCGGGCGGCATGATCGTCATGGACGAAAACACCTGCATGGTCGACACCGCCCGGTACTACATGAGCTTCCTCGCGCACGAGTCGTGCGGGAAGTGCGTCCCCTGCCGGGAGGGGACGCGCCAGATGCTGCGCATCCTCGACCGCATCGTCGCCGGAGAGGGGAAGGAAGAGGATCTCGCCGTCCTGGAGGAGCTCGGGGATTTCATGGAGGACGCCTCGCTCTGCGCCCTGGGGCAGTCGGCCCCCTTCCCCGTCCTCAGCACGCTGAAATATTTCCGCGCGGAATACGAGGAGCACATCAGGGAAAGACGGTGCCGCTCGGGGGTATGCACCCCCCTGATCGCCTACGACATCGACCAGGCCACCTGCGGCAAATGCGGCGCCTGCCTGCGGGCGTGCCCCGTCGCCGCGGTCGACCAGTCCGCGGACAAGGTCTTCACCATCCTCCAGGAAAAGTGCATCAAATGCGGCGCCTGCTTCACCGCCTGCCCGGAAAAATTCAGCGCCGTCGTCAAGGTGCCGGCATACGCCATTGGGAAACCGCCCGCGGGCAATCCGCCCCCGGAGGGAAAACGAGAGTAG
- a CDS encoding 2Fe-2S iron-sulfur cluster binding domain-containing protein gives MKNITLEIDGRTVEAGEGTTLLKAAQSVGIRIPTLCNDDRLEPYGGCRMCMVEIETSWGRKRLVASCVYPVEEGLRVQTDTERIRRIRRMIIELLWPSSQVYAEEYGVTGSRFEPGLTDCSLCGLCLRYCSEIKGENRIYFEGRGIERRPALVEGSELTCRACGECFTLCGSGWIASRC, from the coding sequence ATGAAGAACATAACCCTGGAAATTGACGGTCGCACGGTCGAGGCCGGGGAGGGGACCACCCTCCTCAAGGCGGCCCAATCGGTCGGGATCCGAATCCCCACCCTGTGCAACGACGACAGGCTGGAACCGTACGGCGGATGCCGCATGTGCATGGTGGAGATCGAGACCTCGTGGGGGCGCAAAAGACTGGTGGCCTCCTGCGTCTACCCCGTGGAGGAGGGCCTGCGGGTCCAGACCGACACGGAAAGGATCCGGCGCATCCGCAGGATGATCATCGAGCTCCTCTGGCCCTCCTCCCAGGTGTACGCCGAGGAGTACGGGGTCACCGGGTCCCGGTTCGAGCCCGGCCTGACCGACTGCAGCCTCTGCGGCCTCTGCCTCCGGTACTGTTCGGAAATCAAGGGGGAAAACAGGATCTACTTCGAGGGGCGGGGGATCGAACGCCGCCCGGCCCTCGTCGAGGGGTCGGAGCTCACCTGCCGCGCCTGCGGTGAATGCTTCACCCTCTGCGGCAGCGGCTGGATCGCCTCGAGGTGCTGA
- a CDS encoding aldehyde ferredoxin oxidoreductase family protein → MEIPGCYAGKILNVDLTRGHIREERLPAEIYRQFVGANGLGVRVLYERMKAGVDPLGPENILGFVVGGLTGTASPGSGRHMLVTKSPLTGTWAESNSGGTLGPELKGAGYDAVFFSGISPRPVYLDIRDGGAELKDASELWGRDAYETEDRLHESLGDPGAKIACIGPAGEARSLLAGIVSERGRIAARNGVGAVMGSKNLKAVAIRGGRCAIEPADPEKFHAALEKFMAIISTNEFAGALSRSGTGNNISFLVAIGDAPLKNWQLSGLDALPNISNLDSGNMDKYKVGSYGCYACPISCGAIIRQKEGRYAIRDEMHRPEYQSLAALGGMLMNDNLESVIKANDICNRYGIDTVGVGGTIAMAMECYEKGLIGREDTDGLDLTWGNADAIVALVEKIARREGFGAVLADGTGKAADRIGKGAGQYAIAIRGKSLAYHDPRMSPALGTANIADANPAHHMDSQISGMLAEGGSIGTDPALRASGQSPFALHAIGSSYHQLLNAAGLCSLYTVATAPPPVADLIAGATGWDFGWAEALRAGRRILTLRQAFNAREGLTPDKFELPKRIRSTAKTDYGALRDGYFTEMKWDVRSGKPSRECLAELGLAGLASDL, encoded by the coding sequence ATGGAGATCCCCGGCTGCTACGCAGGCAAAATTCTGAATGTCGACCTCACGCGGGGGCATATACGCGAGGAGCGGCTCCCCGCGGAGATCTACCGGCAGTTCGTGGGGGCCAACGGACTGGGCGTCCGCGTCCTCTATGAAAGGATGAAGGCGGGGGTCGATCCCCTGGGGCCCGAAAACATCCTCGGGTTCGTCGTCGGGGGACTGACGGGGACGGCTTCCCCCGGCAGCGGGCGCCACATGCTGGTGACCAAATCGCCCCTTACCGGCACCTGGGCCGAGTCCAATTCGGGCGGGACCCTGGGCCCGGAGCTCAAGGGGGCGGGCTACGACGCCGTCTTCTTCTCCGGGATTTCCCCCAGGCCCGTTTACCTGGATATCCGGGACGGGGGCGCGGAGTTGAAAGACGCCTCGGAGCTCTGGGGCCGGGACGCCTACGAGACCGAGGACCGGTTGCATGAATCGCTGGGGGACCCCGGGGCGAAAATCGCCTGCATCGGGCCGGCGGGGGAAGCCCGGTCGCTCCTGGCCGGCATCGTCAGCGAGCGGGGGAGGATAGCGGCCCGCAACGGCGTCGGCGCCGTCATGGGTTCGAAGAACCTCAAGGCGGTCGCCATCCGGGGCGGGCGGTGCGCCATCGAGCCGGCCGATCCGGAGAAGTTCCACGCGGCGCTCGAAAAGTTCATGGCCATCATCAGCACCAACGAGTTCGCCGGCGCCCTCTCCCGGTCGGGGACCGGCAACAACATCAGCTTCCTGGTCGCCATCGGCGACGCGCCGCTCAAGAACTGGCAGTTGAGCGGGCTCGACGCCCTCCCCAACATCTCGAACCTTGACAGCGGGAACATGGACAAGTACAAGGTCGGCAGCTACGGCTGCTACGCCTGTCCCATCTCGTGCGGCGCCATCATTCGGCAGAAGGAGGGGCGCTACGCCATCCGGGACGAGATGCACCGCCCCGAATACCAGTCCCTGGCCGCCCTGGGCGGGATGCTGATGAACGACAACCTGGAGTCGGTGATCAAGGCCAACGATATCTGCAACCGATACGGCATCGACACCGTCGGGGTCGGCGGCACGATCGCCATGGCCATGGAGTGCTACGAAAAGGGGCTGATCGGCAGGGAGGACACCGACGGGCTGGACCTCACCTGGGGGAACGCCGACGCGATCGTCGCGCTGGTGGAAAAGATCGCCCGGCGGGAGGGGTTCGGCGCGGTGCTGGCGGACGGGACCGGGAAGGCGGCGGACCGCATCGGCAAGGGGGCCGGCCAGTACGCCATCGCCATCCGCGGCAAGAGCCTGGCGTACCACGACCCGAGGATGTCCCCGGCGCTGGGCACGGCCAACATCGCCGACGCCAACCCCGCGCACCACATGGACAGCCAGATCTCGGGCATGCTGGCCGAGGGAGGCTCGATCGGGACGGACCCCGCGCTGCGGGCTTCGGGGCAGAGCCCGTTCGCCCTGCATGCCATCGGCAGCAGCTACCACCAGCTCCTGAACGCCGCCGGCCTCTGCTCCCTCTACACCGTGGCCACCGCCCCCCCTCCCGTCGCCGACCTGATCGCCGGGGCCACGGGTTGGGATTTCGGGTGGGCGGAAGCCCTGCGGGCGGGACGCCGCATCCTGACTCTGCGGCAGGCGTTCAACGCGCGGGAGGGGCTGACCCCGGACAAGTTCGAGCTCCCCAAGCGCATCCGGTCCACCGCGAAAACCGACTACGGCGCGCTGCGCGACGGGTACTTCACCGAGATGAAGTGGGACGTCCGCTCCGGGAAGCCTTCCAGGGAATGCCTCGCCGAACTGGGGCTCGCCGGGCTGGCTTCCGACCTGTAG
- a CDS encoding methyltransferase domain-containing protein encodes MKGAGRLAPALILLALLGPLTPWPPRSGAAAEEYRPVIGQRGKDVIWVPTPENLIEAMLDTAGVTPDDYVIDLGSGDGRIVIAAARRGARALGIEYNPDLTELSRRNAEAAGVADRARFVTADIFSSDLARATVVTLYLLPDLNLRLRPTLLGLAPGTRVVSHAFHMGEWEPDETILLADREAYLWIVPARADGVWTLHDGDTPSELRLVQNFQKIEGTLRPGLPIAGGRVRGDRVSFRAGDASWEGRIEGDAMEGTVTTGGVRRTWSAARTGR; translated from the coding sequence ATGAAAGGAGCCGGCCGCCTGGCCCCGGCGCTGATCCTGCTGGCGTTGCTGGGCCCGTTGACGCCCTGGCCGCCGCGGTCCGGGGCGGCGGCGGAGGAGTACCGGCCCGTCATAGGGCAGAGGGGGAAGGACGTCATCTGGGTGCCGACGCCCGAAAACCTCATCGAGGCGATGCTCGACACCGCCGGGGTGACGCCCGACGACTACGTCATCGACCTGGGATCGGGGGACGGGCGGATCGTCATCGCGGCCGCCCGGCGCGGGGCGCGCGCCCTCGGAATCGAATACAACCCGGACCTGACGGAGCTGTCGAGGCGCAACGCCGAGGCGGCCGGGGTGGCGGATCGGGCCCGCTTCGTGACCGCCGATATCTTCTCGAGCGACCTCGCCCGGGCCACCGTCGTCACCCTCTATCTCCTCCCGGACCTGAACCTCCGGCTGCGCCCCACCCTCCTGGGGCTCGCCCCCGGGACCCGGGTGGTTTCGCACGCCTTCCACATGGGGGAATGGGAGCCCGACGAGACCATCCTCCTCGCGGACCGTGAAGCCTATCTCTGGATCGTCCCCGCCCGGGCGGACGGGGTCTGGACCCTCCACGACGGGGACACGCCCTCCGAGCTTCGCCTCGTCCAGAACTTCCAGAAGATCGAAGGGACTCTGCGCCCCGGACTCCCGATCGCGGGCGGGCGGGTCCGGGGGGACCGGGTCTCCTTCCGCGCCGGCGACGCCTCCTGGGAGGGGCGCATCGAGGGGGATGCGATGGAGGGGACCGTGACCACCGGTGGAGTCCGGCGCACCTGGTCGGCCGCCCGGACCGGACGGTAG